CCGATTTACGATGCTCACGACGTAGGCCACATTATCCATCATAATGAGAGACTCTCTGGCGCCTTTGGCGGCTGCTTTTTCCACAGCGGATTCCAAACGCTCCATCTGTTGTCTTTCTAGCGTTATGCCCCGTTCCTGCAAGCGATTGACGGCATGCTGGCTAAAACTAAGTGGCTCCGCCTTTGTTACAGCGCCAATCGATTCCGTCAAATACTGCTGAAATAACGTGTTGTTTCCCGGAGCAGTTTGGGCAGTAGCTTTTGCGACGTGATTCGTTTTC
This genomic stretch from Brevibacillus brevis harbors:
- a CDS encoding TIGR02530 family flagellar biosynthesis protein, whose amino-acid sequence is MNHIRVGQPYFPPKTNHVAKATAQTAPGNNTLFQQYLTESIGAVTKAEPLSFSQHAVNRLQERGITLERQQMERLESAVEKAAAKGARESLIMMDNVAYVVSIVNRKIITAVDDGSMKDNVFTNIDSAIFV